The region TGGCTGCGGAGAACTACACCTCTCGCTTCCGCGAGGACTTTGATCTGATGCAGTGTCTCGGTAAGGGTGGCTTTGGAGTGGTGTTTGAGGTTCGCAATAAACTGGACGATTGCCGGTACGCGATCAAGCGCGTCGTGCTTCCGAACAAACCGGAATCGAAGGACCGTGTAATGCGCGAAGTGAAAACGCTCGCTCACTGCGAACATCAGAATATTGTGCGATACTTTCACGCCTGGATCGAAACACCGCCACCAGGATGGCAAGAGCAGCACGATCGCGAATGGATCGAACGGAACTGTCTGTCCACGTCCATCGATATTGAAACGCCAACCGATACCCACCCTCCGGTCGGTCCTTCACGAAACACCGCAATGCTTTCATCGCAATCGGCATTCCGCGgtggaacgaaagaaaaggaccTTCCATTCCGCCAAAAGGGGGGCACCGTTTGGATGCCTTCGTTTCCGGAAGCGAACGGTACATCGTTCACTaacggcggtggcgatgcTTTAGGGCTAGAGCAAAGCGAGAGCTGTTCCTTTATCGAGTTCCGTGCCGATGCAGGCCAGTCAACGGATCAACGATCTCGTGTGGAGTCATCAGATTCGTCTGAATctgaatcggaatcggaatccgaTTCAAACGATACAAAAACAGATGGTGCCGGTGCGAAAAGCGCCAATTGGAACCATGCGGATGATGATTCTCTAGATATCGTGTTTAAAGAGCCATCGTCAAGCGGTGCTCTGCCAGCACCTCCGGCGCTACCGAATGGAATGCATCATGTagtttcgatcgatgaaacTCCTTCACAGTCTTTCCGTGCTGAGAATCCATTCCGCAAAACACACCGCCGTCCACTGTCGCTCGATCTGACGAGCACAGGGCACGTGCGGAAACGGACAATCGACGATGCGCTATCCTCGCTAGATCTCTCGTCAAGGCATCAGGAACATGCGCAACCCTTACCGCGGAGCAATAAAATCTATCTCTACATCCAGATGCAACTATGCCACAAGCAATCGCTCAAGGAGTGGCTCAGTTTGAACGGATTGCCGACACGGCGTGATAAGATCGTGCCGATCTTCGAGCAGATCGTCTCGGGCGTTGAGTACGTCCATCTGAAGGGACTGATACACAGGGACCTGAAACCGAGCAATATCTTCTTTTCGCTCGACGGCAAAATTAAGATCGGTGACTTTGGGCTCGTGACCGACTCGAGCGAGCTGCAGTACGATAGTGAAAACAATATGCCTTCGATGAGCCGTGATCGCCATACGCGCCAGGTCGGCACACAGCTCTACATGTCACCGGAGCAGCTACGCGGACTACCGTACGATTACAAGGTGGACATCTTCTCACTGGGGTTAATCCTATTCGAGCTACTCGTCAGTTTTGGCACGGAAATGGAGCGTATCTGTACGCTGAAGAGCGTTCGAAAGAGTATCTTCCCCGATGGGTTCGATCAAGAGTACCAGTCTGAGGTAGGTAGCAGGATTAGGAACTCTGCGTGGTATCGGATTGACGTtcgcctttcctttttcctcccccatTCCAGCATAAGCTACTATCGTGCATGTTGTCGGAATCACCCAAGAAGCGACCGACAACGTTCGGCATCAAGGCGCACCCGCCGTTTAAGCGAATGCTGTCCAACAAATCGTCCAACTCGCTGGGTGTCGTCGATGAAACGCTGGTCGTCAACGGCGACCCGATAGCGGCCAATGGATCGCCCGAGTGGGAAGACGGTGACGAGTGGCATTTTGAGCTGCCACCGAGAAGAAAAGACAGCCGAACGTACAGTTCGTCCGGATCGGGTTCCGGTGGACCCagtgccaacaacaacaacaacaatccttCAAACTAGCGCTGTAAGCATTTATCATACGAGCATGATAGCAGCAAGCGTAGGCCAGGAAATGTGAACAAGATATGGGAGCTGAGTAGTTATTAAGCTATTTATATGCTGTATTACGTTTAGAACTATCAGTTGTTAAGTCTAAAAAGTGGAAGCGGAACAGACCGTTTGGCGTTCAAGGAACAGCGCGGTACAGTGTTACGTGTGGAACATACACAACCGGATAGAAACCAATAAAAAGGACGGAAGAGTACAAGTGGGTCGCTTTTCAACAAACTTTTATTACCTACACCCAGgaatcgctcgttcgcttctccGGACTTCGGGGCTCCTATTTCTTGGCTCGTTTGCCTTCACCCTTCTTCGGTGGGGCCTTTCCACGGAGGGCACGTAACCGTTTCATTTCCTCCTTGAAATCCTGATGCTCATCCCGGAACAGACCGTACTCGCGCAGCTTCATTGCCAGCAGATGCGTTTCCACGTGCCGGGGGTACCAGTTCATGACGTAGTCCCGCTTGTGGACCGGCTCCTCACTGAACATCTTCACCACCTTCATCGACTGCGAGTTCGTTGGGCGGGCCACCTCACCGAAGATCCGGTTCGAAAGGTAGTTCATACGCCGGGCGTACGTTGTCGTTAGCTGTGCCAGGTCCTTATACTTGGACATTTTGATCCCGAAATTGCACTTAATCTGGATCGTTGAGTTGTGTAACTGCGCGCACCACGATTTCGGGTTGCTCTGTTTGTAAATAAAAGTGTGCGTGAACGTAGCCCCCACTCTCGGCTGTCAAACAACTGGGGGGTGGCTGACGTATGTTATTTTGCGTTCCTCGCACCGACACCGTTGATATCGGAAACAAATTCGGTTAAATCTCAGCTTTGCGCGTGATAAGAAACTCAACGTAGCACTGGTAGCAACGTAGCAGCAGGGGACAAGGATCAAGCGAGGAAATGCTCACATTCGCTGGGCACCGGTGAGAATGAATCGCAAAGAGGAACTCTTTACGACGCCCCAGGAGCGGCAGAAGAAAAAGTTGCGCTTTCGCGGCGATCTAGCCGCGCAGTATGGTTTCACACGCGATTCCCTCAGTTCCGGGCTGAACGGAACGAGCGGTAGCAATCGCATCGACGATGTCTCCTCGGAGGACGACACACGGCGCCAGGAGAACAACGATTCCAGTGATGGTAAGCCCATCATGCCTATCATGGGCTAGAGTCTTCTGTCCCTTGCAGGTTTTAACGATCATGGTTTTGCCTGTCCCTTCAGATATATCCGGAAGAGGTAGCCTGTACGATTTCGTGCGTATCGAACTAACGCGCGGGTACGTGCTCGAGCATGACGAAGAACGGTATTCGGCACGGCGCGAGAAGATTTACTCGTTCCTGAAAATTCCGCGCCACCTGGAAAGTTTCATGCGGTACGGTGTGCTGCAGTGTGCGGACTCGTTTCTCTACATCTACACCTTCCTGCCCATACGCTACGTGCTGGCACTATGGGCATTGATAACGCGTCCAATCGCACGCTGTCTTGGACTCCGGCGTCCCTCACAGCGACTACTGACACCGGCAGAAATCTGTGACCTGCTCAAGGGAACGATCTGGATCATCTGCAGCTACACACTGCTGTACGTTGACACGAACATGCTGTACCATCTGATCAAGAGCCAATCGATCATCAAACTGTACATCTTCTACAACATGCTGGAAGTGGGCGATCGTTTGCTGTCCGCGTTCGGCCAAGACACGATCGATGCGCTCTTCTGGACGGCAACAGAACCGAAGCACAGCAAGCGGCAGCATTTCGGCACGATACCGCACTTTCTGTTTGCCATCGTATACGTGACACTGCACAGTGGTCTCGTCATGTTCCAGGCCACCTCGCTGAACGTCGCAATCAACTCCAACAACAAGGGCCTGCTGACGATCATGATGTCCAACAACTTTGTCGAGCTGAAGGGCAGCGTTTTTAAAAAGTTCGATAAAAACAACCTCTTCCAGCTAGCGTGCAGCGATGTGCGCGAACGGTTCCACCTGaccgtgctgatggtgatcgtgCTGATACAGACGATGAAGGAGTTCAACTGGAAGTCGGAACAATTCTTCATCATGCTGTACGACTGCATGTGGGTGATGGCAACGGAGATCCTAGTAGACTGGATCAAGCATGCGTTCATCACGCGTTTCAACGAAATACCGAGCGACGTGTATCGCGAGTACACGACTAGTTTGGCCTACGATATGACGCAGACGCGCCAGAAGCATGCCTTTAGCGATCATTCGGACCTGGTCGCACGGCGTATGGGCTTCATTCCGTACCCGCTCGGGGTGGTACTTGTGAAGGCTCTCTACCACGCCCTGGCGTTCGATAATGCCGGTTCCGTAGTGATActgtttgttgctttcctTGCGCTCCTTGCCGGGCGTGTACTCAACACGATCTATACCCTCGGCGAGGCATGCGATCTCACGCAGAAACATCAGGACGAGAAGAATCAAACCGGTTGCCAACCGCTTACCTCGACACCGCTCCCGAAGGCCACCGCTAGGGCGACGAGTGACACGGCCTCTTCCCCTATTCATCATGCGCAGCGTTCACAGCAcccagcatcgatcgatgtacTCTCCTCACCGGTCGCCGGTGGGTCAGCCATCGCCAGTTCACTGTCCTGTTCTCCGCAATCAACTCCTGCCTCAGCGGGGCTCGTTAAATCTCCGGTCACTAACAGTAGCTCCTGCAGTAGCAACGGCTCGACGGATGTGTTGCGCAAAACTTCAGGTCTAGGAGCCACGGCGCTCTTCTCAAACAGCGACGTCGACTTGGATGATGTGAAACTGAACGATCAAGTGCTCAACGGAAGTGcctcgacggcgacggcagaAAAGGATGAGGAAGAAAATGTCGCTCGTAGCGTGCCTGATTTGCAGCAGGAACCGGGACTGGAGAAAATTGCGGTTCGATCGAAACCGGGCGAATCAACTGTTGGGAGCGGAGATGGAGGAAGCGAAaccgtgcaccagcaccacctctaCACCTCACGGACACACAAAAGGTCGGAATCGGAACCATCAATCCAGCTAGAGGGAAGCTAGACCGATCTTTCTGATCCCTACGGTACACTAATGGATTCCTGATAAATGCTTTGCTTGACATTTTGAGTGGTTTTACCGGCATTCGGATAGCATGAATGGATGGATACCCAGGATCATTATCTTCCTTATCCACCTCCCGCGCGAGTGTAGGAGGAAGTACCAAAGGCTGACAAATATACGgagtgacgatggtggtgatgtgcgtgcgtgattaCGCTCACCCTGTGTCGCGTAAAGGGTTTGCTTTTGCGTTTGTGATTTGTTGAATTTGCGATGGCAgtgttttagtgttttttttagcgCACAGCCCATTCTGATCCGCCCTCCCTCGCTAGTTTATAGATGGTTGAGTATgataataaattataaaatatcataaatcattgcaaAAACCGACGATATTCTTCATTTGCCTGAATTGCCACTAGGGCTTATTCAATGAAGGTCCTGAACATTAGTCCAGAATGTTCCTTATGGTATACAAGAAGAAACATTgtatttctcttcttcctttatCAATCATCAGGATCGAGATGCTTAACTCGCAGATTGTCGGCGGATACATGATCTGGCCAACGATGAGTTGGCCTGTTCAAGAATATTCTTCCAGTGATCGCGAGTGAGAGTCCCTTCACCTTAAAAGATATTAAGGCCTGGACTTTCGTCAGCCATTTTCATTCTACAAACAGGTGAGATCATCAAACAACACGTATTCCTGCTTATGTATGACCGGTTGGCTGGTAGTGACCTAGCGCGCGAATCTCTTATCTTACATCATTGTCTCAACGAACTTTTTAGCTTCCTATTAGTACATCACCGCCGAACGGGGTCGGAGGGCCTTACTCAAACGTAACATACATCATGTAAATAGTATAGGCCATAAACACCAGTCAGTAGAGTAGATTATCATCGATAGGTCTAACAAACCGAGCCCCGAAACACAAAGGGCTGTCTCgaggttcagttcggttcacATGTTTATAGATGCGCGCACagccattttcattttccgcgACTGACTTCTTAATTTGGCTACCACCACCTGTTACCACCCGTGTTATAAGCGAACACACTCCAACTCCCTAGGAGCAAGTGTTGAGCGCGTTGGGCAAAAGTCAACCAACCGGAAAGGGTTCCACTTCCTTCCGATCGTCTTGGCGATAACGGGAGGCGGCTGTTTTCGGGTGGTGGAAGCCATTACAATTGCTTACCTCGAATGCGGccgtttcactttcgttttgATTCGTTTAACATTTTAAAGCAACAGACGGGATTCATAAACCACCTGGGCGCCCGCGTAAAACGCTTTGTCGTGAGGTCGTGAGTCGCCCCGTTACAACACGTGACTTGAGAAGTTTCCGGATGCCGAACCGTGGAACACATTATGCAGTGTGTGCAATCTGTGTATCTCGGTGGAGTGGCACCGTTTCTAGTCACTTTTCATATCGTCAGTGATCGATCTGTTGGGGGTAATTATGTTCCAACCACATACCACACACGGAAGCCGAGACACGGTACAACACTCGCTGATTAGCTTATGCGTCCGCCCCTCAACCGAGCGAgatcagcatcgtcgtcgcggtctTTGGTCGCGATCGTAGTACTTTGCTCTCCGTtgcgtgtgccgtgtgccttATGCGGTAACCGAATTGTATCACCACGC is a window of Anopheles aquasalis chromosome 2, idAnoAquaMG_Q_19, whole genome shotgun sequence DNA encoding:
- the LOC126573310 gene encoding eukaryotic translation initiation factor 2-alpha kinase — encoded protein: MPTCSVLIRRAVVLLGAAAAVLLATATGLAAAGGSAAGGSSKAPEDVAATVEQLPFCDEDLARQRDLSDGLVFVTTLDGKLSALDMLNGGTERWSIQTGPGPLLSSSIHRLELTNNGKWVRMIPSLGGSLYKFDGESIEPIPFSAEDMLKSSFKFSDDLVISGGKETRSYGVSLQTGRLVYVCTMHGCKNATELAMEATAQGKYGPPMRDEGGPVDGGTIDSVPDDVIVVRRQTQTVRAVESRTGSERWNFSIGHHELERMGSEDCRGGRERQEMNPMVLDLELRVIIPEGVICAVSKSTPGKIVWRHKFDVPIVSAWRPSADKRDGSLEVVDLFDRTDWLWNGNVDESNGEKTHNDKPPLVNPSLYIGMHEKQLYIQESDALLEGKDEHGQEIALLTDGESKYPAIPWKPLPASPPIAGLLTEDGKDTPSADDSGESTAIGQSVLYASNYINGNGFFLVANTDGEERCDHKDGEHHSQDNSSNSHFPDGTGVDDDDLDTMFDVPVKVIIVSMWFWWKEILIISVTTALVLNMILKLRPPKLPVMVVVERKVEIPIPMAVEAIEEFPPPTMRGRMPATRSYSESNSNESQPALAPLAAENYTSRFREDFDLMQCLGKGGFGVVFEVRNKLDDCRYAIKRVVLPNKPESKDRVMREVKTLAHCEHQNIVRYFHAWIETPPPGWQEQHDREWIERNCLSTSIDIETPTDTHPPVGPSRNTAMLSSQSAFRGGTKEKDLPFRQKGGTVWMPSFPEANGTSFTNGGGDALGLEQSESCSFIEFRADAGQSTDQRSRVESSDSSESESESESDSNDTKTDGAGAKSANWNHADDDSLDIVFKEPSSSGALPAPPALPNGMHHVVSIDETPSQSFRAENPFRKTHRRPLSLDLTSTGHVRKRTIDDALSSLDLSSRHQEHAQPLPRSNKIYLYIQMQLCHKQSLKEWLSLNGLPTRRDKIVPIFEQIVSGVEYVHLKGLIHRDLKPSNIFFSLDGKIKIGDFGLVTDSSELQYDSENNMPSMSRDRHTRQVGTQLYMSPEQLRGLPYDYKVDIFSLGLILFELLVSFGTEMERICTLKSVRKSIFPDGFDQEYQSEHKLLSCMLSESPKKRPTTFGIKAHPPFKRMLSNKSSNSLGVVDETLVVNGDPIAANGSPEWEDGDEWHFELPPRRKDSRTYSSSGSGSGGPSANNNNNNPSN
- the LOC126573313 gene encoding 28S ribosomal protein S33, mitochondrial, producing the protein MSKYKDLAQLTTTYARRMNYLSNRIFGEVARPTNSQSMKVVKMFSEEPVHKRDYVMNWYPRHVETHLLAMKLREYGLFRDEHQDFKEEMKRLRALRGKAPPKKGEGKRAKK
- the LOC126579342 gene encoding protein TAPT1 homolog, which produces MNRKEELFTTPQERQKKKLRFRGDLAAQYGFTRDSLSSGLNGTSGSNRIDDVSSEDDTRRQENNDSSDDISGRGSLYDFVRIELTRGYVLEHDEERYSARREKIYSFLKIPRHLESFMRYGVLQCADSFLYIYTFLPIRYVLALWALITRPIARCLGLRRPSQRLLTPAEICDLLKGTIWIICSYTLLYVDTNMLYHLIKSQSIIKLYIFYNMLEVGDRLLSAFGQDTIDALFWTATEPKHSKRQHFGTIPHFLFAIVYVTLHSGLVMFQATSLNVAINSNNKGLLTIMMSNNFVELKGSVFKKFDKNNLFQLACSDVRERFHLTVLMVIVLIQTMKEFNWKSEQFFIMLYDCMWVMATEILVDWIKHAFITRFNEIPSDVYREYTTSLAYDMTQTRQKHAFSDHSDLVARRMGFIPYPLGVVLVKALYHALAFDNAGSVVILFVAFLALLAGRVLNTIYTLGEACDLTQKHQDEKNQTGCQPLTSTPLPKATARATSDTASSPIHHAQRSQHPASIDVLSSPVAGGSAIASSLSCSPQSTPASAGLVKSPVTNSSSCSSNGSTDVLRKTSGLGATALFSNSDVDLDDVKLNDQVLNGSASTATAEKDEEENVARSVPDLQQEPGLEKIAVRSKPGESTVGSGDGGSETVHQHHLYTSRTHKRSESEPSIQLEGS